A genomic stretch from Mycobacterium cookii includes:
- a CDS encoding DUF2231 domain-containing protein: MTLTTISGLPAHVLLVHAMVVLAPLTALLEILCALWPAARRNLVWLVLAFAAITTVLTPITANAGGWLYDREHHHRDILNTHADRGSVMIYFSIALLVVAVVLALLHRREVRAAAPGSAVTVVVAVVTILVGVAAVVQVVRIGDSGAQSVWANELTKSDKP, from the coding sequence ATGACGTTGACCACGATCTCGGGGCTCCCGGCCCACGTGCTGCTTGTGCACGCGATGGTGGTGTTGGCGCCGCTGACGGCGTTGCTGGAAATTCTGTGCGCGCTGTGGCCGGCGGCCAGGCGGAACCTGGTCTGGCTGGTGTTGGCGTTCGCCGCGATCACGACCGTGCTGACGCCGATCACCGCGAACGCCGGCGGGTGGCTGTACGACCGCGAACACCACCACCGCGACATCTTGAACACCCACGCCGACCGCGGCAGCGTGATGATCTACTTCTCGATAGCGCTGCTCGTCGTCGCCGTCGTACTCGCGCTACTGCACCGGCGTGAGGTCCGGGCCGCCGCACCCGGGTCGGCCGTCACGGTGGTGGTCGCGGTCGTCACGATCCTCGTCGGCGTGGCCGCCGTCGTCCAGGTGGTTCGCATCGGTGACTCCGGGGCCCAGTCCGTGTGGGCGAACGAACTCACCAAGTCGGACAAGCCCTAG
- a CDS encoding hemerythrin domain-containing protein, with product MTDRSSPTIGRRQLIGISISAAGAMAVSACASSPPKAPPADEVPVTPPEDLMREHGVLKRVLLIYREGIRRLQSDDQNPAQALNAGAGIIRNFIEDYHEHLEEQYVFPALEQANKLRDITSVLRTQHQRGRAVTDRVLAATGATAALDQPARQALTRDMSDFVRMYEPHEAWEDTVVFPALRDVLPAQKFRELAETFEDEEHRRFGPAGFEGVVGKVADIEKSLGIYDLSQFTPS from the coding sequence ATGACAGATCGCTCGTCGCCGACCATTGGCCGGCGCCAACTCATCGGGATCTCGATATCGGCGGCCGGTGCGATGGCCGTGTCGGCGTGCGCAAGCTCGCCCCCCAAAGCACCGCCAGCGGACGAAGTCCCGGTTACTCCACCCGAGGACCTGATGCGTGAGCACGGCGTGCTCAAGCGTGTCTTGCTGATCTACCGAGAAGGCATCCGGCGACTGCAGTCCGACGACCAGAATCCCGCTCAGGCGCTCAACGCGGGCGCGGGCATCATCCGGAACTTCATCGAGGACTACCACGAACACCTCGAGGAGCAGTACGTCTTTCCGGCGCTGGAACAAGCCAACAAGCTCCGCGACATCACCTCCGTGTTGCGAACTCAGCACCAGCGTGGCCGTGCCGTGACGGATCGTGTCCTCGCTGCCACCGGCGCGACGGCCGCGCTAGATCAGCCTGCGCGGCAAGCGTTGACGCGCGACATGTCCGATTTCGTCCGGATGTACGAGCCGCACGAGGCGTGGGAGGACACCGTTGTCTTTCCCGCTCTGCGCGACGTGCTGCCCGCCCAGAAGTTCCGCGAGCTGGCGGAGACCTTCGAAGACGAGGAACATCGACGATTCGGACCGGCGGGCTTCGAGGGAGTGGTCGGTAAGGTCGCCGACATCGAGAAGAGCCTCGGTATTTACGATTTGAGCCAGTTCACCCCGAGCTAG
- the fmt gene encoding methionyl-tRNA formyltransferase encodes MRLVFAGTPEPALPALQQLIDSPRHDVIAVLTRPDAASGRNGKPQPSPVARLALEHGIPVLRPARPNSDEFVAELAELQPDCCPVVAFGALLRDALLAVPVHGWVNLHFSLLPAWRGAAPVQAAIAAGDTVTGATTFQIESGLDSGPVYGVVTEAIRPIDTAGDLLERLSISGAALLSTTLDGIADGALTPVPQPTDGVSVAPKITVEQARVRWDLPAEVVERRVRAVTPSPGAWTLIGDLRVKLGPVYLDTAGQSLPTPLSPGDIHVDRRSVRIGTASEPVRLGQVQAPGKKAMNAVDWARGARLDPAARAS; translated from the coding sequence GTGCGTCTTGTCTTCGCCGGGACACCGGAGCCCGCGCTGCCCGCGCTGCAGCAGCTGATCGACTCGCCGCGCCATGACGTGATCGCGGTGCTCACCCGGCCGGACGCCGCGTCGGGACGGAACGGCAAGCCCCAGCCGTCGCCGGTGGCCCGATTGGCCCTCGAGCATGGCATCCCGGTGCTGCGCCCGGCGCGGCCCAACAGCGACGAATTCGTCGCCGAGCTGGCCGAACTTCAGCCCGACTGCTGCCCGGTGGTCGCGTTCGGCGCGCTCCTGCGTGACGCGCTGCTGGCGGTGCCGGTGCACGGCTGGGTGAATCTGCACTTCTCGCTCTTGCCCGCCTGGCGTGGGGCGGCGCCGGTGCAGGCGGCGATCGCCGCGGGGGACACCGTTACCGGTGCGACGACGTTCCAGATCGAATCCGGCTTGGACTCCGGACCGGTCTACGGGGTCGTGACCGAGGCGATCCGCCCGATCGACACCGCCGGCGATCTGCTTGAGCGGCTGTCGATTTCCGGGGCGGCGCTGTTGTCGACGACGTTGGACGGCATCGCCGACGGGGCGCTGACACCGGTCCCGCAGCCCACCGACGGGGTCAGTGTCGCGCCGAAGATCACCGTCGAGCAGGCGCGGGTGCGCTGGGACCTGCCGGCTGAGGTCGTCGAGCGACGCGTCCGCGCCGTCACGCCCAGTCCCGGCGCGTGGACCCTGATCGGTGATCTGCGGGTAAAACTCGGACCTGTATACCTCGACACCGCTGGTCAGAGTTTGCCAACACCGTTGTCGCCCGGTGATATTCACGTCGACCGCCGCAGCGTGCGAATCGGTACGGCCTCGGAGCCTGTCCGGTTGGGCCAGGTCCAGGCGCCGGGGAAGAAGGCCATGAACGCCGTCGACTGGGCCAGGGGAGCTCGCCTCGACCCGGCGGCGCGAGCGTCATGA
- the lpqN gene encoding envelope biogenesis lipoprotein LpqN, whose protein sequence is MHRTATSTIAVLASAIALAGCGSASHSTKATSTTSSTTAPVTTQTTQASQAKVAPRTVVPGPNPDIASYIKQNGITETPVHRGDPGAPTIDLPIPDGWADAGPDTPATAYWAIIDTGPEAAKYTPSIVATVTKLVGNVDQQKLLDLASGELKNLPGFKPMGDGSASTLANFPAYQFGGTYAQGDQTKAVAQKTVVIPADGAVYLLRLNADCLEDQVGQALPATIAIDEKAKITV, encoded by the coding sequence ATGCATCGGACGGCAACGAGCACCATCGCGGTCCTGGCTTCGGCAATTGCGCTGGCCGGATGCGGCTCGGCCTCCCACAGCACCAAAGCCACCAGCACAACGTCCAGCACGACAGCACCCGTCACGACGCAAACGACACAGGCCAGCCAGGCCAAGGTGGCGCCGCGCACCGTTGTGCCGGGCCCAAACCCGGACATCGCGAGCTACATCAAGCAGAACGGCATCACCGAAACTCCGGTTCACCGGGGCGATCCCGGCGCGCCGACCATCGACCTGCCGATCCCCGACGGCTGGGCCGACGCCGGACCCGACACCCCCGCCACGGCGTACTGGGCGATCATCGATACCGGCCCGGAAGCCGCAAAATACACACCCAGCATTGTGGCCACCGTGACCAAACTCGTCGGCAACGTCGACCAGCAAAAGCTTCTCGACCTCGCTTCGGGCGAACTCAAGAACCTGCCGGGCTTCAAGCCCATGGGAGACGGCTCCGCGAGCACCCTCGCCAATTTCCCCGCCTACCAATTCGGTGGCACCTATGCGCAAGGCGATCAGACGAAGGCGGTCGCGCAGAAGACCGTCGTCATCCCGGCCGACGGCGCGGTTTATCTCCTGCGGCTCAACGCCGACTGTCTCGAAGACCAGGTCGGCCAGGCACTGCCCGCAACCATCGCCATCGACGAAAAGGCGAAGATCACCGTCTAG
- a CDS encoding helix-turn-helix transcriptional regulator: MLASMSEIDRAPLVDWSELGVSGLLPTGTVTLLLADVEGSTRLWETQPDEMTAAVARLNQTVNDVIAAHDGVRPVEQGEGDSFVAAFARASDAVAAALELQRAPLAPIRLRVGVHAGEIQLRDEGNYAGPTINRTARLRDLGHGGQTLLSGVAEALVVDRLPDDAWLIDLGSHPLRDLPRPERVSQLCHPDLVNDFPSLRVSTAVVSQALPTQLTSFVGRESELTELRELLVENRLVTVTGAGGAGKTRLTIELAGQLSGEFDDGVWYVDLAPITDPDLVPITVARALGLPDQPGRSTIDTLTRFVADRQLLMVLDNCEHLLDACADLIVALLGVAAGLKLLATSREAIGVAGEVGWRVPSLALPDEAIELFADRARQARPEFTLTDDNASLVAEICARLDGVPLAIELAAARVRALTLTEILGSLHDRFRLLTGGARTAVRRQQTLRASVDWSHALLTEPERVLFRRLAVFMGGFDLVAAQNICGGGDIQRYQVLDQLTLLVDKSLVVAEDSGDRTRYRLLETVRQYALEKLGESGEADSVRARQRDHYTALAAGLDAPAGRDYEHRLEQTDIEIDNLRAAFGWSLENSEVELALTLASSLQPLWQARGRLREGLTWFDAALGDLDAQHAEVTPAARARALADRATLGVWVASVESLDQAQQAVAIAREVDDTALLIRALTSSGYAAAYFDVDTAGAYLVEASRLARETGDRWRLSQILVAQVVAALVARDPIAARAAAEEGRDLADAIGNRFDARRCRWYLGVAQINQGELASAVAHFEAVADEARTAHDEIWRVDSLVGLGVALAYQGDTAGARSAADEAVAATVEVGGLKASAAYHASALAALADGDTAAARDATEAAWPLLSVVPQAAGVQRVLAADTALARGDLAAARRWAEDAMSTKASIFAWDPLTTRARVAIAQGEPEHAERDAHEALARAAVVEAYVFIPDILECLATLAGQAGSHREAVRLFAAASALRERMGSVRFKVWDTDCEASLDALRECLGDNDFDAAWAEGAALSTEESIAYAQRGRGQRRRPTSGWASLTPTEHDVVRLVSDGLGNKDIATRLFVSPRTVQTHLTHVYAKLGLTSRVQLVQEAARHN; the protein is encoded by the coding sequence ATGCTGGCTAGCATGAGCGAGATCGATCGTGCGCCGCTGGTGGACTGGAGCGAGCTGGGCGTGAGCGGGCTGTTGCCGACGGGCACCGTGACGTTGCTACTGGCCGACGTCGAGGGCTCCACGCGGCTCTGGGAGACCCAGCCCGACGAGATGACCGCGGCCGTCGCACGTCTGAACCAGACGGTGAACGACGTCATCGCGGCCCACGACGGGGTGCGACCCGTCGAACAGGGCGAGGGAGACAGCTTCGTGGCGGCCTTCGCCCGCGCGTCCGACGCGGTGGCGGCGGCGCTGGAGTTGCAGCGCGCTCCCCTGGCCCCGATCCGGCTGCGGGTCGGGGTGCATGCCGGCGAAATCCAGTTGCGCGACGAGGGCAACTACGCCGGGCCCACGATCAACCGGACCGCGCGGTTGCGCGACTTGGGACACGGCGGGCAGACACTGCTGTCGGGTGTCGCCGAAGCGCTCGTCGTGGACCGACTCCCCGACGATGCCTGGCTGATCGACCTGGGCAGTCATCCGCTGCGTGATCTGCCACGCCCGGAACGGGTTTCACAGCTGTGCCATCCCGATCTGGTCAACGACTTTCCATCGCTGCGGGTGTCGACAGCCGTTGTCTCGCAGGCGCTTCCGACGCAACTGACAAGTTTCGTCGGACGCGAATCCGAGCTGACCGAATTGCGGGAGCTGCTGGTCGAAAACCGGCTGGTGACGGTGACCGGTGCGGGTGGGGCAGGTAAGACCCGACTGACGATCGAGCTTGCGGGCCAGCTTTCCGGCGAGTTCGACGACGGGGTTTGGTACGTGGACCTCGCACCAATCACCGATCCGGATCTGGTGCCGATTACGGTCGCCCGTGCACTCGGGCTACCCGATCAACCTGGCCGCTCCACGATCGACACGCTGACCCGGTTTGTCGCCGACCGGCAGCTGCTGATGGTGCTAGACAACTGCGAGCACCTACTCGACGCATGCGCCGACCTGATCGTGGCACTGCTCGGCGTCGCCGCCGGCTTGAAGCTATTGGCCACCAGCCGCGAAGCGATCGGGGTGGCCGGCGAGGTGGGTTGGCGGGTGCCGTCACTGGCGCTGCCCGACGAGGCGATCGAACTGTTCGCCGACCGGGCTCGCCAGGCCCGCCCCGAGTTCACCCTCACCGACGACAATGCCTCGCTTGTCGCCGAGATCTGCGCACGCCTGGATGGGGTGCCGCTGGCTATCGAGCTCGCCGCGGCACGAGTGCGGGCGTTGACCTTGACCGAAATCCTCGGCAGCCTGCACGACCGCTTCCGACTGTTGACCGGCGGCGCGCGCACAGCGGTGCGCCGCCAACAAACCCTGCGCGCTTCGGTCGACTGGTCACACGCGCTGCTGACCGAACCCGAGCGGGTGCTATTCCGTCGACTCGCGGTGTTCATGGGGGGCTTCGATCTCGTCGCAGCGCAGAACATTTGCGGTGGCGGCGACATACAGCGCTACCAGGTGCTCGATCAGCTCACTCTGCTGGTCGACAAGTCGCTGGTGGTGGCCGAGGACAGTGGCGACCGAACCCGCTATCGATTACTGGAGACGGTTCGCCAGTACGCGTTGGAGAAGCTCGGCGAATCCGGCGAGGCCGACAGTGTGCGCGCACGACAGCGCGACCACTACACGGCGCTGGCGGCTGGGCTCGACGCCCCGGCCGGCCGTGATTACGAGCACCGCCTCGAACAGACTGACATCGAGATCGACAACCTGCGCGCCGCGTTTGGCTGGAGCCTGGAGAACTCCGAAGTCGAACTGGCATTGACCCTCGCCTCGTCACTCCAACCGCTCTGGCAAGCACGCGGACGCCTGCGGGAAGGGCTGACCTGGTTCGACGCCGCCCTGGGCGACCTCGACGCGCAGCACGCTGAGGTGACGCCCGCGGCGCGGGCGCGAGCACTGGCCGATAGGGCCACCCTCGGCGTCTGGGTGGCCTCGGTCGAGAGCCTGGACCAGGCCCAGCAAGCCGTGGCGATTGCGCGAGAGGTCGACGACACCGCATTGCTGATCCGGGCGCTCACCTCGTCCGGCTATGCCGCCGCCTACTTCGACGTCGACACGGCCGGGGCCTACCTGGTCGAGGCGAGCCGCCTGGCCCGGGAGACGGGCGACCGGTGGAGGCTCAGCCAGATCCTCGTCGCGCAAGTTGTGGCGGCGCTCGTGGCGCGTGACCCGATCGCGGCCCGTGCGGCGGCCGAGGAGGGACGCGATCTCGCCGACGCGATCGGTAACCGGTTCGACGCGCGCCGGTGCCGCTGGTACCTCGGAGTCGCACAAATAAATCAGGGCGAGCTGGCCAGTGCGGTAGCGCATTTCGAGGCGGTGGCCGACGAGGCTAGAACAGCTCACGATGAGATCTGGAGGGTGGATAGCCTCGTGGGCCTGGGTGTCGCCCTGGCCTACCAAGGTGATACCGCGGGAGCCCGGTCCGCCGCCGACGAGGCCGTCGCGGCCACAGTCGAAGTCGGCGGACTCAAGGCAAGCGCCGCTTACCACGCGTCGGCTTTGGCAGCCTTGGCCGACGGCGACACCGCGGCAGCGCGGGACGCGACCGAGGCGGCGTGGCCGCTGCTGAGTGTCGTGCCACAGGCGGCGGGAGTGCAGCGAGTCCTCGCTGCGGATACTGCGCTTGCCCGTGGCGATCTGGCCGCGGCCCGCCGCTGGGCCGAGGATGCTATGTCGACGAAAGCGAGCATATTCGCGTGGGACCCACTGACCACCCGCGCGCGCGTCGCGATCGCGCAAGGTGAGCCGGAGCATGCCGAGCGTGACGCCCACGAAGCGCTCGCGCGCGCCGCCGTAGTCGAGGCGTACGTGTTCATCCCCGACATCCTGGAATGCCTCGCCACCTTGGCCGGCCAGGCCGGCAGTCACCGTGAAGCGGTCAGGCTCTTCGCTGCGGCGAGTGCACTCCGGGAACGCATGGGCTCAGTTCGCTTCAAAGTCTGGGACACCGACTGCGAAGCCTCGCTGGATGCGTTACGTGAATGTCTGGGCGACAACGACTTTGACGCTGCATGGGCCGAGGGCGCCGCCCTGTCCACCGAAGAGTCAATCGCCTACGCGCAACGTGGCCGCGGCCAACGCAGACGACCCACCAGCGGCTGGGCATCGCTCACACCAACCGAGCACGACGTGGTCCGCCTCGTCAGTGACGGGCTCGGCAATAAAGACATCGCAACAAGGCTTTTCGTCTCGCCCCGCACTGTGCAAACCCACCTGACCCACGTCTACGCCAAACTGGGTCTCACGTCGCGGGTGCAGCTCGTCCAGGAAGCTGCCCGCCACAACTGA
- a CDS encoding cytochrome P450, translating into MFDAVDSTEHATLRLAPKNPLPYLDQLRAVKSLIDGLQELLDAGGPITRVVLAPKWLAPTMVLIASPQGARDVLGRADEIADRGGSPMAIQLHRLMGGNLLVLPHEQWLPRRRTLQPMFTKLRVRRYAGHMAAAAETLVDRWPDGGTVDLDTECRALTLRALGRSVLGMDLDARADDVGPALRTALSWVADRASRPVNLPQWVPTPGQRRARQANATLHRLAAEILAAVRADPDRDAPLVRALMTATDPNTGQPLSDDDICHELVLFILAGHDTTSTTLTYSLWALGRHPAIQDRVFEEVSALGDRPLTPDDVPRLGHTVRVLHEALRLCPPGAGTPRLLKKDLVVDGYRLEAGTVAVVSFFALHRDPDLWDDPLTFDPDRFLPERSQGRSRWQYLPFGGGPRSCIGDHFAVLEAALALASIVRAVRIESLKGDFPLAVPFTVVAAEPIDARVHARTRSGSAVTGRSLNKLHSRAQAELSAGSDAKQRGDVVIW; encoded by the coding sequence ATGTTTGACGCCGTTGACTCGACCGAACACGCCACACTCCGCCTCGCGCCGAAAAATCCACTGCCCTACCTGGACCAGCTCAGGGCTGTGAAGTCGCTCATCGACGGGCTCCAGGAGCTCCTCGACGCCGGCGGCCCCATCACCCGGGTGGTGCTCGCGCCGAAATGGCTCGCCCCGACGATGGTGTTGATTGCCTCGCCGCAGGGCGCGCGCGACGTGCTCGGCCGCGCCGACGAGATCGCCGACCGAGGGGGGTCGCCGATGGCGATCCAGTTGCACCGGCTGATGGGCGGCAATCTGCTGGTCCTGCCGCACGAACAGTGGCTGCCGCGGCGCCGCACGTTGCAGCCGATGTTCACCAAGCTGCGGGTCCGGCGCTACGCCGGCCACATGGCCGCGGCGGCCGAGACGCTGGTCGACCGTTGGCCCGACGGCGGGACAGTGGACTTGGACACCGAATGCCGCGCGCTCACCCTGCGGGCGCTCGGCCGCTCCGTGCTCGGCATGGACCTCGACGCCCGGGCCGACGACGTCGGGCCGGCACTGCGCACCGCACTGTCCTGGGTCGCCGACCGTGCGAGCCGGCCGGTGAATCTGCCGCAATGGGTGCCGACCCCGGGTCAACGGCGGGCCCGCCAGGCCAACGCGACCTTGCATCGGCTGGCCGCCGAGATCCTCGCCGCGGTCCGCGCGGACCCTGACCGAGACGCACCACTGGTGCGCGCGCTGATGACGGCCACCGATCCAAACACTGGCCAACCACTTTCGGACGACGACATCTGTCACGAGTTGGTGCTCTTCATCCTCGCCGGCCACGACACCACCTCCACGACGCTCACTTACTCGCTGTGGGCGCTCGGCCGTCATCCCGCAATTCAAGACCGAGTGTTCGAGGAGGTCAGTGCACTCGGTGACCGTCCGCTGACACCCGACGACGTGCCCCGGCTCGGCCACACCGTGCGGGTGCTGCACGAGGCCCTGCGGCTATGCCCACCCGGCGCCGGTACACCTCGGCTGCTCAAGAAGGATCTGGTCGTCGACGGCTATCGGCTGGAAGCCGGGACCGTGGCGGTGGTCAGCTTCTTTGCCCTGCACCGAGACCCGGACCTGTGGGACGACCCGCTGACATTTGACCCGGATCGGTTCCTGCCGGAGCGTTCGCAAGGCCGCAGTCGTTGGCAGTACTTGCCGTTCGGCGGTGGACCTCGTTCGTGCATCGGTGACCACTTCGCCGTGCTGGAAGCCGCCCTTGCACTGGCCTCCATCGTCCGCGCGGTCCGGATCGAATCTCTCAAAGGTGACTTTCCGCTGGCCGTACCGTTCACCGTCGTCGCCGCCGAGCCGATTGACGCCCGCGTGCATGCCCGGACCCGCTCGGGGTCAGCCGTGACGGGCCGCTCCCTGAACAAGCTGCACTCGCGAGCTCAAGCTGAGCTCAGCGCGGGGAGCGATGCAAAGCAGCGTGGCGACGTCGTTATTTGGTAG